Proteins from one Thermoanaerobaculia bacterium genomic window:
- the pgsA gene encoding CDP-diacylglycerol--glycerol-3-phosphate 3-phosphatidyltransferase: MSNLPNILTSVRILLVPILVVVLLTRFDGKEFVGLGLFLLAALTDFLDGYFARRWNLVSRFGQLLDPAADKILIAAAFVSLVELDSRVTPSWMVVAILAREFAVNALRSHAAAEQIVIPAGLSGKIKTGAQIVAISLLIIYNKLGEFSHLAPISLWVAVIVTLYSGIDYFARYWRRIGSPMGGPPPPSAPQPPAIA, from the coding sequence ATGTCGAATCTTCCCAACATTCTGACATCCGTCCGGATTCTGCTCGTCCCGATCCTGGTCGTCGTGCTGCTGACCAGATTCGACGGCAAGGAATTCGTCGGTCTCGGGCTCTTCCTGCTCGCTGCGCTGACCGATTTCCTCGACGGCTACTTCGCGCGCCGCTGGAACCTGGTGAGCCGTTTCGGACAGCTCCTCGACCCGGCCGCCGACAAGATCCTCATCGCTGCCGCGTTCGTCTCCCTGGTCGAGCTCGATTCGAGGGTCACGCCCTCCTGGATGGTGGTCGCCATCCTGGCGCGCGAGTTCGCCGTCAATGCGCTGCGCAGCCACGCCGCCGCCGAGCAGATCGTGATCCCGGCAGGTCTGTCGGGGAAGATCAAGACCGGCGCCCAGATCGTCGCCATCTCGCTGCTCATCATCTACAACAAGCTGGGTGAGTTCTCCCACCTCGCGCCGATATCGCTCTGGGTCGCCGTCATCGTGACCCTGTACTCGGGCATCGACTACTTCGCGCGCTACTGGCGCCGCATCGGCAGCCCCATGGGCGGGCCGCCGCCGCCCTCTGCTCCGCAGCCGCCGGCGATCGCTTGA